A region of the Exiguobacterium aurantiacum DSM 6208 genome:
AGAAAGGCATCCGTGCCCGACTGAATGAGCGCCGACAGCGCCTCATCCTCCAGCCGCTTGTTCGGGTCGAGCTTAAATACGTGGCGCCAGGCGTGAAAATCCATTCGAAGTCCCTCCATTCGATACCTCCTCTAGTGTAGCGATTTTTTTAGTCGGTTGCATCTGTTGACGAAAAAAAGACTTGCCGAAGCAAGTCTTAAACACGACGGGCCGCGGCCCGTCGTTCCCGGTCCGTCAACCATTTCGCGACGAGAAGCGCAAACGCGCCGTACACCGGGACGAACCAGAGCGGATTGGCGAGAAAGAAGCCGAGCACCGGGATATCGAGCAACGGCGAATCCGGTGAGCAGAGCGCCGTCCCGTTGACGATCGCGATGAACGGTAAGACGGGAACGACGAACACGTAACCGAAGTTGATCCAAAATGCCTTCATGGTGTTGTCTCCTTAACCTAAGATAATCGATTCTTTCGGATAGTTGTACATCCGTTTCGGCTGTCTCCGTTGCAAGATCAAGATGAAGGCGATGACCCCGATCCGACCGATGAACATCAAGATGGTGAGCACCCATTTGCCGACGTTCGAGAACTCAGAAGATAGTCCGACCGAAAGCCCCGTCGTCCCGAACGCCGAGCACGCCTCGAACAAGATTCGCGTGAGCGAAGCATCTTCAAAGAACGCGAGCACCATGACACCCGAGAGTAAGACAGCGAGCGAGACGGTAATGATGACGAACGCTTTCCAAATGTCCTCGAGCACAATCTCGCGCCCGAAAATCTTGATCGACGAGTCACCGCGGATGAACGCGATGACCCCGAGCACGGCGACGGCGAACGTCGTCGTCCGAATCCCCCCACCGACCGAAGACGGGGAGGCGCCGATAAACATGAGGATCGACAAGAGCAACATGCTCCCTTCCGAGAACAAGTTCACGTCGACGGTCGACAGTCCCCCGTTTCGTGTCGTCACGGACTGGAACAGCGAGTCCGACAGCGCGAGCCAGAGCGGTAACTCTTTGAACGCGTTGTTGTATTCGAACAAGAACAACCCGACCGTTCCGACGGCGATCAAAATGAAGAACGTCGACACGGTCAACTTCGTGAATAAAGAGAAACGGCGAGGGAAGTTCTCCCGCTTGCGCATGATCCGGCTCGTCAAATACGTTCGAATCTCGATGAGAACTGGGAACCCGATCGCACCGCCGGTCATGAGCGCGATTTGTGTGAAGATGACGAACGGATCTTCCCGGAACGGCGCGAGCGAGCTGCCTGTAATATCAAACCCGGCGTTCGTCGTCGCACTGACCGCCCCGAACAGCCCTTGCAGGAACGCTTCTCCGGCCGTGTCAAAGTAGTTTAAGTAATGGAAACCGAGCAACACCGCCCCGACCGCCTCGATCGCGATGACGGTAATGACGATTTCCGTGATGTATTTGATGATACCAGACATCGACGTCTGGTTTTGGTCACGTAAAATGAGTTGCCGCTCGCGGAAGCCGATACGCTTCCCGAGCAAGATCCACATGATGACGTGAAGACTGATCAACCCGACACCGCTCACTTGAACGATGAACAAGATGATGAATAGGCCGAACGTCGAGAACGTGTCCGCGACGACAATCGGGGTGAGGCCGGTGACACTGACACAACTGACCGCGAAAAAGACGAGGTCTGTGAACGTGATCGTCACCCCTGGCTTGTGCGCGATCGGAAGAGCGAGCAGAATGATCGACAAAAGCGCAGCCGCGATGTAGATCAACACGAGCGTTTGGACCGGTGTCAGCTTTCGGAAGAACAGCTGTAAATTTCGTTTCATAAACTTGTCTTTCATCATGCCCCTCCTTTCCATCAAAAACAAGATGACTCTTACGAGTCACCTTTGTCTGATTGGTTTAGGCGTTCAAGGGCAAGATCATAGCCACCTGACCCGTAGTTCAAGCAACGCTTGACACGGGAAATCGTAGCGGTCGAAGCACCTGTCGCTTCTTCAATTTTATGATATGTGCTACCTTCACGAATTTGGCGCGCCACTTCTAACCGTTGGGCTAACGCTTGAACTTCGTTGACGGTCGCTAAATCTTCGAACAATTGATAGCAGTCTTCGAGCGTGTCGAGCTTCAAGATCGCCTCAAACAGCTGATCGAGTTCACGCCCTCTTAATTTATCGAGTTGCATCCGCAAGCATCCTCTCTCCATCGTACTTCTTTATCATTCTAAAGCACGACCGCCTCGGACTCAACTGTTCATCGCAAAATCGCTGGAAATAGTATTTGTTTTTTCATCACTTCGTAAATTCCGAGCGGTGTCGCACGCACGTACGGCAAGTGGGTCGAGGCGAGGAACAGTAGCGTGTAAATCGGGTCTTCGAAGTGATACCCGCGTGCCACGAGTTCATTGCGTAACTGTTTCTCTTGATGAATGAGCCGTTCGACCGGCTCGATCGATGTCATGCCGCAGAGCGGGAGCGGGATCTCGGCGATGATCTCGCCGCGGTCGACGAGGACGATGCCGCCGCCAAGTTCTTTCATGCGCGCGAACGCCGTCAACATGTCTTGTTTGCACTTACCGAGGATTAAATAATCGCCGCTGATCGAGTACGAGCTGACGAGACCGCCGAAGTCGTTAGCGAACCCTTTCAATACCGTGTTCAGGCGCCATTTCCCTTCTTTATCGAGCAGCATGAGGAACGACTCGTCCCCGTCGCGTGGCAGTTCGTCTTGTCCGGTGTCATGTGTGATTTTGAACAGCTTCATGATGACCGAGTTGACCATGTCGAGCCCGACCGGCATACTGAACGACAGGTCGCTTGGGGTCAACTCGATGTCGACGTCCGTCGCTGGCATAAGCGCGAGTGACGCTTCGACCAGCTCGTCCGGGAACAGCGACATCCCGTCACGAACAATCCACTGTCCTTTCGCGATGACACTCGACGGACGCGGGTCATCGATTGCATCCAAAACGTTCAGATGCGCGATACGGCCTGGGGCGATTGAGCCGAGGA
Encoded here:
- a CDS encoding YerC/YecD family TrpR-related protein, with protein sequence MQLDKLRGRELDQLFEAILKLDTLEDCYQLFEDLATVNEVQALAQRLEVARQIREGSTYHKIEEATGASTATISRVKRCLNYGSGGYDLALERLNQSDKGDS
- a CDS encoding TrkH family potassium uptake protein, whose amino-acid sequence is MKRNLQLFFRKLTPVQTLVLIYIAAALLSIILLALPIAHKPGVTITFTDLVFFAVSCVSVTGLTPIVVADTFSTFGLFIILFIVQVSGVGLISLHVIMWILLGKRIGFRERQLILRDQNQTSMSGIIKYITEIVITVIAIEAVGAVLLGFHYLNYFDTAGEAFLQGLFGAVSATTNAGFDITGSSLAPFREDPFVIFTQIALMTGGAIGFPVLIEIRTYLTSRIMRKRENFPRRFSLFTKLTVSTFFILIAVGTVGLFLFEYNNAFKELPLWLALSDSLFQSVTTRNGGLSTVDVNLFSEGSMLLLSILMFIGASPSSVGGGIRTTTFAVAVLGVIAFIRGDSSIKIFGREIVLEDIWKAFVIITVSLAVLLSGVMVLAFFEDASLTRILFEACSAFGTTGLSVGLSSEFSNVGKWVLTILMFIGRIGVIAFILILQRRQPKRMYNYPKESIILG